A single Candidatus Eisenbacteria bacterium DNA region contains:
- a CDS encoding DUF3459 domain-containing protein produces MRHRSFSRYLPYFLVLLTGALEARAETAVLFRCDAGGPERRVFVAGEWNRWDPSADPMLDPDGDGIYEKTIALPPGRYEYKFIVDGVWIEDPNASESVPNPYGSSNSVVYAGAAPEPGVVRIAARGAETPAAKIRDVLFSFRLDRTPRAVFLAGTFNDWKPDAQAMDGPDAEGRFRVRLALPPGEYQYKFVADGSWYHDPANEKTTDDGFGGFNSILVVDDRFPAIPLRAGDGSIWEGTLSLAPEHVSAVRTEAERVVVTARAHQGDVTGAEILFRRGGSESRIPMRTLGGDGRYVYFRGELDAGPGIEGRLGIVLADGDSSRVVTRSGLAREASDAQLLEINAIGTPLFSVPDWVVDGVFYQIFPERFHNGNKKNDPDFREPYYAGKTTLPEGGKTNGEHYHLVKDWYDISGLSKSPYRTDGRPDYFSFYGGDLEGVLDKLPYLKDLGVTILYFNPLHTGKSNHKYDACHYREVDPRFGGNKAFRKLADAAHEAGMRIVVDGVFNHTGNCHYAFVDCVEKGKDSPYWFWYEWRKWPLPETFAEGEKASDYYDCWWGHGDLPNLNLDLSRPNATEQAATRISEAMPNEPVLEEIRAAVRFWLEEMNADGFRLDVANEVPAWVWRIFREEVRRVKPDGYVIAELWGNAAADLSPLRFDATMNYRYFREPCLAFFARGTLDASVFDRQLAGGRFGYPLPSVLGAMNLLGSHDTERFLTLAGGDTRRLLLASLFAATYVGVPHVYYGDEIGMEGGHDPDCRRPFEWKTLETPRGAAIRERMRDYLAIRRDHPALRRGEFRTLLAEGKVYAYARWTDEERLAVFLNAGGAPVTVIVEPDALPFEAGAAFDLFAGREAAFEEGVLRLPLEPFSGTILRFPKAEGEPAPVDPQTQ; encoded by the coding sequence ATGCGACACCGATCCTTCTCACGGTACTTACCGTACTTCCTCGTTCTCCTCACAGGAGCCCTCGAGGCCCGCGCGGAGACCGCCGTTCTCTTCCGCTGCGACGCCGGCGGGCCCGAGCGGCGGGTCTTCGTCGCGGGCGAATGGAATCGGTGGGACCCTTCCGCCGACCCGATGCTCGACCCGGACGGAGACGGGATCTACGAGAAGACGATCGCGCTCCCGCCGGGTCGGTACGAATACAAGTTCATCGTGGACGGCGTATGGATCGAGGACCCGAACGCGAGCGAATCGGTTCCGAACCCGTACGGCTCGTCGAACTCGGTCGTGTACGCCGGGGCCGCTCCGGAGCCCGGCGTGGTTCGGATCGCCGCCCGCGGCGCGGAGACGCCGGCCGCGAAGATCCGCGATGTGCTCTTCTCGTTCCGGCTCGACCGAACCCCCCGGGCCGTCTTCCTCGCCGGAACCTTCAACGATTGGAAACCAGACGCCCAAGCGATGGACGGACCGGACGCCGAAGGGCGCTTCCGCGTCCGCCTCGCGCTCCCTCCCGGCGAGTATCAGTACAAGTTCGTCGCCGACGGCTCTTGGTATCACGACCCGGCGAACGAGAAGACGACTGACGACGGCTTCGGCGGCTTCAACTCGATCCTCGTCGTCGACGACCGCTTCCCTGCGATCCCGCTCCGCGCGGGGGACGGGAGCATCTGGGAAGGGACGCTCTCCCTCGCGCCGGAGCACGTGAGCGCGGTGCGCACGGAGGCGGAGCGCGTCGTCGTGACCGCGCGCGCCCATCAGGGGGACGTCACCGGAGCGGAGATCCTCTTCCGGCGGGGAGGCTCCGAGAGCCGGATCCCGATGCGCACGCTCGGAGGGGACGGCCGCTATGTCTACTTTCGCGGCGAGCTGGACGCGGGTCCCGGCATAGAGGGACGTCTCGGCATCGTTCTCGCCGACGGGGATTCCTCGCGCGTCGTGACGCGCTCCGGGCTCGCCCGGGAAGCGAGCGACGCGCAGCTTCTCGAGATCAACGCGATCGGAACCCCCCTCTTCTCCGTCCCCGACTGGGTGGTCGACGGCGTCTTCTATCAGATCTTTCCGGAGCGTTTCCACAACGGGAACAAGAAGAACGACCCCGATTTCCGCGAGCCGTACTACGCGGGGAAGACGACCCTCCCCGAAGGGGGGAAGACGAACGGCGAGCACTATCACCTCGTGAAGGATTGGTACGACATCTCCGGACTGTCCAAGAGCCCCTACCGGACCGACGGCCGCCCCGACTACTTCTCGTTCTACGGGGGAGACCTCGAGGGGGTGCTCGACAAACTCCCTTACTTGAAAGATCTGGGTGTCACCATTCTTTACTTCAACCCTCTCCACACGGGGAAATCGAACCACAAGTACGACGCGTGCCACTACCGCGAGGTGGATCCCCGTTTCGGAGGGAACAAGGCGTTCCGGAAGCTCGCCGACGCCGCTCACGAGGCGGGGATGCGGATCGTCGTCGACGGCGTCTTCAACCACACGGGGAACTGCCACTACGCGTTCGTCGACTGCGTGGAGAAGGGGAAGGATTCGCCCTATTGGTTCTGGTACGAGTGGAGGAAGTGGCCGCTCCCCGAGACCTTCGCGGAAGGAGAGAAGGCGAGCGACTACTACGACTGCTGGTGGGGACACGGCGATCTTCCCAACCTGAACCTCGATCTCTCGCGGCCGAACGCCACCGAACAGGCGGCGACGCGGATCTCCGAGGCGATGCCGAACGAGCCTGTTCTCGAGGAGATTCGCGCGGCGGTCCGCTTCTGGCTGGAGGAGATGAACGCCGACGGTTTCCGGCTCGACGTCGCGAATGAAGTGCCGGCTTGGGTCTGGAGGATCTTCCGCGAGGAAGTCCGGCGAGTGAAGCCGGACGGCTACGTGATCGCCGAGCTCTGGGGGAACGCTGCGGCCGATCTCTCGCCGCTCCGTTTCGACGCCACGATGAACTACCGCTACTTCCGGGAACCCTGCCTCGCCTTCTTCGCCCGGGGCACCCTCGATGCGTCGGTCTTCGATCGACAACTCGCCGGCGGACGGTTCGGCTATCCGCTCCCCTCCGTTCTCGGCGCGATGAACCTCCTCGGCTCGCACGACACGGAGCGCTTTCTCACGCTCGCCGGAGGCGACACGCGGCGCCTTCTTCTCGCGTCCCTCTTCGCGGCCACCTACGTCGGCGTCCCTCACGTTTACTACGGAGACGAGATCGGTATGGAAGGCGGACACGACCCCGACTGCCGCCGCCCGTTCGAGTGGAAGACGCTCGAGACCCCGCGCGGCGCGGCGATCCGCGAGCGCATGCGCGACTACCTCGCGATCCGGCGGGATCACCCCGCGCTTCGGCGCGGGGAGTTCCGCACGCTTCTCGCCGAGGGGAAGGTCTACGCATACGCGCGGTGGACCGATGAGGAGAGGCTCGCGGTCTTCCTGAACGCGGGCGGCGCGCCCGTGACGGTGATCGTCGAACCCGATGCTCTTCCCTTCGAGGCAGGGGCGGCGTTCGATCTCTTCGCGGGGCGCGAGGCGGCGTTCGAGGAGGGCGTCCTTCGGCTCCCGCTCGAACCGTTCTCCGGAACGATCCTCCGGTTTCCGAAAGCCGAGGGCGAGCCCGCGCCGGTTGATCCGCAGACGCAATAA